From the Rhodoferax sp. WC2427 genome, one window contains:
- the glp gene encoding gephyrin-like molybdotransferase Glp yields the protein MTPRAPLIPLDDALATLLAYAVPLAATESVSTFDADGRVLAQDALSPLQVPSFDNSAMDGYAMRCADVADAALAVSQRIAAGSAPEPLQPGTVARIFTGAPMPLGADAVVMQEECAVQPDGTVRVLRPPQPGQCVRRAGEDVAKDAVVLSKGERLTPASIALAASIGMDALTVARRPRVALFSTGDELVMPGDVAPQDMRPGAIYNSNRFFLRALLQRMGCVVTDYGIVPDQRDATVDALRTASQTHDLILTSGGVSVGEEDHVKAAVQSLGHLHLWQLAIKPGKPFAYGTVGASHFIGLPGNPVASFVTFLLLVRPFVLRLQGATAVAPPAMQLPAHFDWPRADKRREFLRVRRNAAGGLDLFANQSSGVLTSAAWADGLVDTQPGQTIAWGDPVRFIPLAELQA from the coding sequence CGCCCCTTTGATTCCCCTGGACGATGCGTTGGCCACGCTACTGGCCTACGCCGTGCCACTGGCCGCCACCGAATCGGTCAGCACCTTCGATGCCGATGGCCGCGTGCTGGCGCAGGATGCCTTGTCCCCGCTGCAAGTGCCCTCGTTCGACAACAGCGCCATGGACGGCTACGCCATGCGCTGTGCCGATGTGGCCGATGCTGCCCTTGCGGTGTCCCAGCGCATTGCCGCGGGCAGCGCCCCCGAGCCCCTGCAGCCCGGCACCGTGGCCCGCATCTTCACCGGCGCCCCCATGCCCCTGGGAGCCGACGCGGTGGTGATGCAAGAGGAATGTGCCGTGCAGCCCGACGGCACCGTGCGCGTGCTGCGCCCGCCCCAGCCCGGCCAGTGCGTGCGCCGCGCGGGCGAGGATGTGGCTAAAGATGCCGTGGTGCTATCGAAAGGTGAGCGCCTCACGCCCGCATCTATTGCGCTGGCGGCCAGTATTGGCATGGATGCCTTGACCGTGGCACGCCGCCCACGGGTGGCCTTGTTTTCCACCGGCGACGAGCTGGTGATGCCCGGCGACGTGGCCCCGCAGGACATGCGCCCGGGGGCCATCTACAACTCCAACCGCTTCTTCTTGCGCGCCCTGCTGCAGCGCATGGGCTGCGTGGTCACCGACTACGGGATCGTGCCCGACCAACGCGACGCTACGGTAGACGCGCTGCGCACCGCCAGCCAGACGCACGACCTGATCCTGACCAGCGGCGGTGTCTCCGTGGGCGAAGAAGACCACGTCAAGGCCGCCGTGCAGTCCCTGGGGCACCTGCACCTGTGGCAACTGGCCATCAAGCCCGGCAAGCCGTTTGCCTACGGCACGGTGGGGGCCAGCCACTTCATCGGCCTGCCCGGCAACCCGGTGGCCAGCTTCGTGACCTTTTTGCTGCTGGTGCGCCCCTTTGTACTGCGCCTGCAAGGCGCCACCGCCGTGGCACCGCCCGCCATGCAATTGCCCGCGCACTTCGACTGGCCCCGGGCCGACAAGCGGCGCGAGTTTTTGCGGGTGCGGCGCAACGCGGCGGGCGGGCTGGATTTGTTTGCCAACCAAAGTTCGGGCGTGCTCAC